A single Sulfurimonas aquatica DNA region contains:
- a CDS encoding mechanosensitive ion channel domain-containing protein, translating into MNNEIILTLALILGTIASLRSLDYFLTKLGAIKKVSEKRTYYISKSISFLVIVVAFLLLAIIWSVSLDGVLIFASSIFTVVGVALFAQWSILSNLTASIIIFFTFPARVGDTITIIDGDNTVTGTIIEISLFTIELLDADGETIMYPNNLFIQKPIKKLKKTKEDMCLES; encoded by the coding sequence ATGAATAATGAGATTATTTTAACTTTAGCGCTTATTTTAGGAACTATTGCTAGCCTTAGATCTTTAGACTATTTTTTAACTAAATTAGGGGCGATTAAAAAGGTCTCTGAGAAAAGAACTTACTATATATCTAAGAGTATCTCTTTTTTAGTCATCGTAGTAGCCTTTTTGCTTCTTGCTATTATCTGGAGTGTAAGTCTTGATGGTGTTTTAATCTTTGCTTCATCTATATTTACAGTCGTTGGTGTGGCTCTTTTTGCACAATGGTCTATTCTTAGTAACCTTACTGCAAGCATAATTATATTTTTTACATTTCCTGCTCGCGTTGGGGATACCATCACAATTATAGATGGAGATAACACCGTTACTGGAACCATAATTGAAATATCACTTTTTACAATTGAGCTTTTAGACGCCGATGGTGAAACTATTATGTATCCAAACAACCTTTTTATACAAAAGCCTATTAAAAAGTTAAAAAAAACTAAGGAAGATATGTGCTTGGAATCATAG